Proteins from a genomic interval of Leptospira bandrabouensis:
- a CDS encoding peptide chain release factor 3, giving the protein MSPDLIEREVRRRKTFAIIAHPDAGKTTLTEKLLLYGGAIQLAGAVKAKKEGKSATSDWMAMEKERGISITSAALQFEYKGNVLNLLDTPGHEDFSEDTYRTLMAADTAVMVLDAGKGVEPQTIKLFRVCRDRGIPIITFINKMDRPTKDLYALLDEIEKVLGIKAVPDVWPLGTGFDFKGVYDLRDQQLYLFDRTPGGKQKAVFRMAGPNDPSLDEQFDSEIVSAFREQIDLVENGIGKIDKNLFLLGKETPVYFGSAVNNFGIELFLNKFLELAPGPDHIPLRDGNYLDPINAPFSAFVFKVQANMNKAHRDRIAFLRICSGVFERGLNVNHNRLDKPVKLSSSFAFFGQDRNTVDTAYPGDIIGLVNPGTYKIGDVLSTGNTPPLRPLPSFAPELFATISCKDTLQLKSFKKGLDQLAEEGILHLFTSRTIGGGVPIIGAMGKLQFEVFQRRLKDEYGAETSIHILPYGISRWVKKEDRAKIPSNAGLVEDLFGNMALLFDTEWDMNYFHKNNEGIELLENPPLEE; this is encoded by the coding sequence ATGTCTCCCGATCTGATTGAAAGAGAAGTCCGTCGCCGAAAAACCTTTGCCATCATTGCTCACCCCGATGCGGGTAAAACCACTCTGACTGAGAAGTTACTTCTATACGGAGGTGCCATCCAACTTGCCGGAGCTGTTAAGGCCAAAAAGGAAGGGAAGTCAGCGACTTCTGATTGGATGGCCATGGAAAAAGAGAGGGGGATTTCTATCACTTCGGCAGCCCTCCAGTTTGAATATAAAGGTAACGTCCTAAACCTTTTGGACACGCCAGGTCACGAAGACTTTTCTGAGGATACCTACCGCACCCTGATGGCGGCGGATACGGCAGTGATGGTTCTGGATGCGGGAAAGGGGGTTGAGCCTCAAACTATTAAACTTTTCCGTGTTTGTCGGGACAGGGGAATTCCTATCATTACTTTCATCAACAAGATGGATCGTCCGACGAAGGACCTTTATGCGCTCCTTGATGAAATTGAAAAAGTTCTTGGGATTAAAGCTGTTCCAGATGTTTGGCCTCTTGGAACCGGTTTTGATTTTAAGGGAGTTTATGATTTAAGAGACCAACAATTATATCTCTTTGATCGTACCCCTGGGGGAAAACAGAAGGCGGTTTTTCGTATGGCAGGTCCGAATGATCCCAGTTTAGATGAACAGTTTGATTCAGAAATTGTATCAGCGTTTCGGGAACAAATCGATTTGGTAGAAAATGGTATTGGTAAAATTGACAAAAATTTGTTTTTGTTAGGTAAAGAAACACCGGTTTACTTTGGTTCGGCGGTCAATAATTTTGGGATTGAACTTTTTTTAAATAAATTCCTAGAATTAGCTCCAGGGCCTGACCATATTCCTTTGCGTGATGGAAATTATTTAGATCCAATCAATGCACCTTTTAGTGCATTTGTATTTAAGGTCCAAGCCAATATGAACAAAGCTCACCGAGATCGGATTGCTTTTTTACGAATTTGTTCTGGAGTCTTTGAACGGGGATTAAACGTAAATCATAACCGATTGGATAAACCAGTCAAACTTTCATCCAGTTTCGCCTTTTTTGGACAAGATCGAAACACAGTTGATACTGCTTATCCCGGAGACATCATTGGACTCGTCAATCCAGGAACTTATAAAATTGGGGATGTATTATCTACAGGAAATACACCACCTCTTCGTCCTCTACCTAGTTTCGCACCCGAACTTTTTGCTACTATCTCTTGTAAGGATACTTTGCAGTTAAAGTCCTTTAAAAAAGGATTAGACCAATTGGCTGAAGAAGGAATTTTACATCTCTTCACCTCACGAACCATTGGTGGTGGTGTGCCAATCATTGGTGCCATGGGAAAGCTCCAATTCGAAGTATTCCAACGCCGACTTAAAGATGAATACGGTGCAGAAACATCCATTCATATATTACCTTATGGAATTTCTAGATGGGTTAAAAAGGAAGATAGGGCAAAGATTCCATCGAACGCAGGACTAGTGGAAGATTTATTTGGCAATATGGCTCTTCTTTTTGATACAGAATGGGATATGAATTATTTTCACAAAAATAACGAGGGAATCGAACTTCTAGAGAATCCTCCGCTGGAAGAATGA
- a CDS encoding 6-bladed beta-propeller, whose amino-acid sequence MRKLLSFFFLLVSTQVFPLDFPNFSLGEENAKEEFKRGLTYKNLREYSAAKERFQKAVNLKKDFHLARLELANNYYLLGEWEEALDELEILASKAKNDLLIINKIEALRLAIAGGVTDKEKIYFKTIEGDSMRGYRFRNPVDITFDEDGNFYVAGFDTSNIIKFNAAGSPISNWRGGITRKLDRPVSLAYHQQKIYVADFARDEILIFDLSGSFISSFGGSGKGQGQFRGPSSLFIDPNGNIFVADSGNARIQKFNASGKFILEFQGSGNSKLGNPSGITIFDGKIYVVDKENLRVITFDGDGNTLNIIEKPEWKKPRSIRILDNQIFLTDELTGIWTYSLLNGEWKQLSKFRDKKGVYRVLFRPFATNMDSTGSLYFVDFGKHRIDIFSQKNHLLSNLDLKIESIDTSGFPDIHIYTRVRNRAGKEIVGIDRLSFRIFENDNMTPLFSLANKNKLNDKLSVAMVYENSEGLKKGKLSLEDGLFPFFRSLHDTDKIALYRAGKDSNLILPETVSLRDILAKIRDSVPEEKYNFGKASIAALQKLSLETGPKVLVYLVSGESREDSFLQYQKSRIVAFSKAHSIPIYVLSVNPNLNLEESWSDMTGPTNGRYIVLDGEGEERELYKKLKSHIDYRYILSYKTDTNPELINRYIKLAIGVEHRGVKGRDEGGYFVPEPR is encoded by the coding sequence TTGAGAAAGTTATTATCGTTTTTCTTTCTACTGGTAAGTACACAAGTTTTCCCTCTGGACTTTCCCAATTTTTCTTTGGGTGAAGAGAATGCCAAGGAAGAATTTAAACGTGGACTCACTTACAAAAATTTAAGAGAATATTCTGCGGCAAAAGAACGATTCCAAAAGGCAGTAAATTTAAAAAAAGACTTTCACTTAGCTCGCCTTGAACTTGCAAACAATTATTATTTGTTAGGTGAATGGGAAGAAGCCCTTGATGAGTTAGAAATTCTTGCCTCTAAAGCTAAAAACGATCTATTAATTATCAATAAAATAGAAGCACTTCGATTAGCAATTGCAGGTGGTGTCACTGATAAAGAGAAAATATATTTCAAAACGATTGAAGGCGATTCCATGCGTGGATACAGGTTTCGTAATCCTGTGGATATTACTTTTGATGAAGATGGAAATTTTTACGTCGCTGGTTTTGATACTTCTAATATTATAAAATTTAATGCCGCAGGATCTCCTATTTCTAATTGGCGCGGTGGAATCACAAGAAAACTGGATCGCCCTGTATCCTTAGCTTACCATCAGCAAAAAATCTATGTTGCTGATTTTGCACGAGATGAAATCCTAATCTTTGATCTTTCGGGAAGTTTTATTTCCTCCTTTGGTGGTTCTGGAAAAGGTCAAGGCCAATTCAGAGGTCCATCTTCCCTATTTATAGATCCCAATGGAAATATATTTGTAGCCGATTCAGGAAACGCTCGCATTCAAAAATTCAATGCCAGTGGTAAATTCATTTTAGAGTTTCAAGGTTCAGGAAACTCTAAATTAGGTAATCCTTCAGGAATCACCATTTTTGATGGAAAAATCTATGTTGTAGATAAAGAAAATCTGCGAGTGATTACTTTTGATGGTGATGGAAACACACTTAATATCATAGAAAAACCTGAGTGGAAAAAACCGAGAAGTATTCGTATTTTAGATAACCAAATTTTTCTAACAGATGAATTAACAGGAATATGGACCTACTCCTTGTTAAATGGTGAATGGAAACAACTCAGTAAGTTTAGAGACAAAAAGGGAGTTTACCGCGTTTTATTTCGTCCATTTGCAACTAATATGGACTCCACAGGAAGCCTTTATTTTGTGGATTTCGGAAAACATAGAATCGATATTTTTTCTCAAAAAAACCACTTACTTTCAAATTTAGACCTTAAAATTGAATCCATTGATACATCTGGATTCCCGGATATTCATATCTATACTCGAGTTCGAAACCGTGCCGGAAAAGAAATTGTTGGAATTGATCGTTTGAGTTTCAGAATATTCGAAAATGACAATATGACTCCTCTTTTTTCATTGGCAAACAAAAACAAATTAAACGACAAACTAAGTGTTGCCATGGTTTACGAAAATAGCGAAGGATTAAAAAAAGGAAAACTTTCCCTTGAAGACGGGCTTTTTCCATTTTTTCGTTCTTTACATGATACGGATAAAATTGCGTTATATCGGGCAGGAAAAGACAGCAATTTGATTTTACCAGAGACAGTTTCTCTTCGTGACATCCTTGCAAAAATTAGAGACAGTGTTCCCGAAGAAAAATACAATTTTGGGAAAGCAAGCATTGCAGCCTTACAAAAACTTTCCCTTGAAACAGGACCTAAGGTCTTGGTCTATTTGGTTTCTGGTGAAAGTAGAGAGGATAGTTTTTTACAATACCAAAAATCAAGAATTGTAGCTTTTTCCAAGGCTCATTCCATTCCTATTTATGTTTTGTCGGTAAATCCCAACCTAAACCTAGAAGAATCCTGGTCTGATATGACCGGACCTACTAATGGTCGTTATATTGTTCTTGATGGAGAAGGCGAAGAAAGGGAATTATATAAAAAATTAAAATCTCATATTGACTACCGATACATCCTGTCCTATAAAACTGATACAAATCCTGAGCTTATCAACCGGTACATCAAATTAGCAATTGGGGTTGAACATCGGGGAGTGAAAGGTAGAGATGAAGGAGGTTACTTTGTTCCAGAACCTCGTTAA
- a CDS encoding tetratricopeptide repeat protein, with translation MFQNLVKQKFRFVILSFLLVSITVLNAETSALEDITEGKRFQAENNCRKAIQFFQSALQKNRNSIDAKLGVADCSFRFGAFRESKKFYLEILEREPKFIPATIGLSEIYLSESDFNSISKLIDPLLIEFPNHTGLRITEAKSLQKQGKLDSAIFKIKTLAKRLEDPSDLLLMLAELYFTKQNYTESFNAIDLYTKKEPNDPEGFAFKAKVLLYQNYFYPNQLKSVLPLVEESIQNSINLNPKGEQARFYSVYHDMILSNLVSDKELKRRAFRTIYELAREFPENQLYHSLEANLAWELDETKFATYHYRRALQLDDLDEMLRFEAEEYSIVKEKEESKLRRELGDYRRDRFYSEKHSLYHKSSLFHLKRAKDLSPQTPTIRKEILEFYNQTGETAKYTNLLLRLREEDPNSFKLQNKLEFAIKNLKESLEFREGYIQIDPNMVEENVQRYSPEVYVFDLESSLPFPYHLQAGRLLADVIRYNLKQMQSVRVVEGDEFKQIRNLLKDTSYHPFSQTIPFTIDNLHLLDTKRKNATKIRYVVHGRYQIKDGDIRLDVSVYDRNSLRDIATWSTNQRGRDSLPTIIHRVSERIRDLLPKEGKILKVKKDEVIVSLGKDDGLQKKSKLDFHRRGKTLFSGEIIELGKSISSVKPNVRGWEKELATGDDVILSTDSQTEKKNK, from the coding sequence TTGTTCCAGAACCTCGTTAAACAGAAATTCAGGTTTGTGATTCTTAGTTTCTTACTTGTTTCAATAACAGTTTTAAATGCGGAGACTAGTGCTTTAGAAGATATAACCGAAGGCAAACGATTCCAGGCAGAGAACAACTGTAGAAAGGCAATTCAATTTTTCCAGTCTGCTCTGCAAAAAAACCGTAACTCCATTGATGCAAAATTAGGAGTAGCAGACTGTAGTTTTCGCTTCGGAGCTTTTCGGGAAAGTAAGAAGTTTTATTTGGAAATTCTAGAACGTGAACCCAAGTTTATTCCTGCGACCATAGGGTTATCTGAAATTTATTTGTCAGAATCAGACTTCAATTCGATTTCTAAGTTGATAGATCCCCTACTTATTGAATTTCCCAATCATACAGGTTTACGAATCACAGAAGCCAAATCCTTACAAAAACAAGGAAAACTAGATTCCGCAATTTTTAAAATCAAAACATTAGCAAAACGTTTGGAGGATCCTTCCGACTTGTTGTTAATGTTGGCAGAATTATATTTTACCAAACAAAATTATACCGAATCATTTAACGCAATAGATTTATATACAAAAAAAGAGCCAAATGATCCAGAAGGGTTTGCATTTAAAGCTAAAGTCCTATTATACCAAAACTACTTTTATCCAAACCAACTTAAATCGGTTTTACCATTAGTCGAAGAATCGATTCAAAATTCAATTAACCTAAATCCGAAGGGAGAACAGGCAAGATTCTATTCTGTTTATCATGATATGATTCTCTCGAACTTGGTAAGCGATAAAGAATTGAAAAGGCGTGCGTTTCGTACGATCTATGAATTAGCAAGGGAGTTTCCTGAAAACCAACTTTATCATAGTTTAGAAGCAAATCTTGCCTGGGAATTAGACGAAACAAAATTTGCCACTTACCATTATCGTAGAGCCTTACAATTAGATGATTTAGATGAGATGCTACGTTTCGAAGCTGAAGAATATTCAATTGTCAAAGAAAAGGAAGAGTCAAAATTACGAAGAGAATTGGGAGATTATAGAAGAGATCGATTTTATTCCGAAAAACATTCTCTCTATCATAAAAGTTCGTTATTTCATCTCAAACGAGCTAAAGACCTAAGCCCACAAACACCAACAATTCGAAAAGAAATATTGGAATTTTATAATCAAACGGGTGAAACTGCAAAATATACTAATTTGTTGCTACGGCTCAGAGAAGAAGATCCAAATTCTTTTAAACTGCAAAACAAACTAGAGTTTGCGATTAAAAACTTAAAAGAATCATTGGAGTTTCGGGAAGGTTACATTCAAATTGATCCAAATATGGTTGAGGAAAATGTTCAAAGGTATAGTCCTGAAGTTTATGTTTTTGATTTAGAATCGAGTTTGCCTTTTCCTTACCATTTACAAGCAGGAAGACTTTTGGCGGATGTTATTCGTTACAACTTAAAACAAATGCAGTCAGTTCGTGTTGTGGAAGGTGATGAGTTTAAACAGATTCGCAATTTACTAAAAGATACGAGTTACCATCCCTTTTCGCAAACCATTCCCTTTACCATTGATAACCTTCATCTGCTTGATACAAAAAGAAAAAATGCAACTAAAATACGTTACGTCGTTCATGGAAGATACCAAATCAAAGATGGTGATATTCGTTTGGATGTATCTGTATATGATAGAAATAGCCTGAGAGATATAGCTACCTGGTCTACAAACCAGAGGGGAAGAGATAGTCTTCCTACCATCATTCATCGTGTTTCCGAAAGAATCAGAGACCTACTTCCTAAAGAAGGCAAAATCTTAAAAGTCAAAAAGGATGAAGTGATTGTCTCCCTAGGTAAAGATGATGGATTACAAAAAAAATCTAAGTTGGATTTTCATAGAAGAGGAAAAACATTATTCTCAGGTGAAATTATTGAATTAGGAAAATCAATTTCCTCAGTGAAACCGAATGTTAGGGGATGGGAAAAGGAACTAGCAACGGGAGACGATGTTATTCTTTCCACGGACTCTCAAACAGAGAAGAAAAATAAGTAA
- a CDS encoding SRPBCC family protein, with protein MNTFIYRSSFPIKKKELFQFHEDPIGFQTLVSGATGVKVLKAPKSLQVGEEVILEINIFPFWKKIWVAKHISYKKNEFFIDNQEKGPFLKFEHTHRFLDEADGGCILSEEIQIHFYFWTISRVFLLPILFLMFHKRHTLTGKHFGVKPKLIFCGYS; from the coding sequence ATGAATACATTTATTTACAGATCTAGTTTTCCGATAAAAAAAAAGGAATTATTTCAGTTTCACGAGGATCCAATCGGTTTTCAAACTTTGGTTAGCGGTGCAACAGGAGTCAAAGTTTTAAAAGCACCAAAATCTCTCCAGGTTGGCGAAGAAGTGATTTTAGAAATAAACATCTTTCCTTTTTGGAAAAAGATCTGGGTAGCAAAACACATTTCCTATAAAAAAAATGAGTTCTTTATAGATAACCAAGAAAAAGGTCCTTTTCTAAAATTTGAACATACACACCGATTTTTAGATGAAGCTGATGGTGGCTGTATTCTCTCTGAGGAAATACAAATCCACTTCTACTTTTGGACCATTTCTCGTGTATTCTTACTTCCTATTTTATTTTTAATGTTTCATAAACGACATACACTTACGGGAAAACATTTTGGTGTTAAACCAAAACTAATTTTTTGCGGGTATTCTTGA